Part of the Eikenella corrodens genome is shown below.
CGCAGATTGTGCTGCACTTGGGCGGCGATATCGGGCACGCCGAAGCGTTCGTTGAGTTTCCAGCAGGGCTGGCGGCCTTGGCTGACTTCGAAGCGGGCGCTACCGATTTGCCATTGGTCGCCAAGGCAGACTTGCCATTCGTCTGTGCCTTCGATGCAGAGGTTTTCGCCAAAGCCGCCGGCGTGGAAGTGCGGATTGCCGGGGAATCTGGCTTGCCATTGTTTGTAGTGGTGCTGGGCGTAGCAATGCAGGGCTTTGTCGGCGCCGCCGTGGTAGCGCGGGTCGCCCACGCCGTCGCCTGCCAGGCCGGTGGGGGTGGCTTCGATGGGGCCGGTGACGGGTTGTTTGTCGATGCCGCTGATTTGGCCGCGGGCAAAGGGTTTGGGCTGGGCAATGCGGATTTCGCGGACGGTGGCGATGGTTTGAGGCATGATGGTTTCCTGCATGAATACGTCGGGGCTGATTATAGTGGATTAAAATAAAAATGAGACAAGGCGGCAACGCCCGCCGTGTACGGGTAGCACATAAGGGCGTTGGCAACGCCGTATCATTGCAATTTTAATCCACTATATATAGCAAGCCAAATTAACTTTCGATATAAGGTGGAGAGCCGCAGGTGGCGCGAAAGTGCGGCAAGACTGTGGTGAGAGTCAGGTTGGTTATCGTGGATGGAATCTGGTGTCACAAGGGCTACCTGAAAGTTTCAGGTAGCCCAGTTCCGGCTGTTTGAACCAAGGCATAAAGAAGGGGCTGTACTAGATTAGCCCTAAATTCCACACCAATCCCGCAAGATTTTAAGCTGTCGGGACGGTGTGCCGAAGTTAAACCGAAATTCGCATTCTTCCAAGAACAGCGGGAAAGATTTGCGATCGATTCCGTTGTATAGTCAATTAAAAACAAAATAGTACAATACTCAACTTTGAAGGTCTGACCATGGCATACTCTGCGGACTTAAGAAACAAAGCTTTAAACTATTATGAACAATGCAAAAACATCAGCCAAACCGCAGCAACGTTTCACTTGTCAAGAAACACGCTTTACCTGTGGATTCGCCTTAAAAAACAAACAGGCAGCCTAAAACATCAAGTTACCGGTCTAAACGCCGTCAAATTGGATAGGCAAAAACCGGCTCAATATGTTGGGCAACACCAGGATGCCTATCTGCATGAAATCGCCAAACATTTTGATTGTACGGCAGCCGCCGTTTGCTATGCGCTCAAACAGATGGGGATGACGCGCAAAAAAAGACCACCGCTTACAAAGAACAAGACCCGGCCACAGTAACGCATTATTTGACACAGCTGGCCGAATTTTCCGACTACCAACGTGTTTATTTGGATGAAACAGGATTTGACCGCTACCTGTTCCGTCCCTATGCCCGCAGCCTGAAAGGGCAAATAGTGAAAGCGCAGATAAGTGGAAAAAGATACCAACGCTTATCTCTGGTGTCCGCACAAGTCGGCAACCGGCTGATTGCTCCGATGGTTTATCAAAATACGATGACCGGAGTCTTTTTTGAAGCGTGGTTTCAGCAATGCCTGCTGCCCGCATTGACTCAAAAATCGGTGATTATTTTAGATAATGCACGATTTCACCGTATGGGTGTCTTACGGGAAATGGCGGAAAAAT
Proteins encoded:
- a CDS encoding IS630 family transposase (programmed frameshift); this encodes MAYSADLRNKALNYYEQCKNISQTAATFHLSRNTLYLWIRLKKQTGSLKHQVTGLNAVKLDRQKPAQYVGQHQDAYLHEIAKHFDCTAAAVCYALKQMGMTRKKRPTAYKEQDPATVTHYLTQLAEFSDYQRVYLDETGFDRYLFRPYARSLKGQIVKAQISGKRYQRLSLVSAQVGNRLIAPMVYQNTMTGVFFEAWFQQCLLPALTQKSVIILDNARFHRMGVLREMAEKLGHKVLPLAPHSPEPNPIEKVWANIKRYLRTVLSDYARFDDALLSYFNFN
- a CDS encoding MOSC domain-containing protein, with translation MPQTIATVREIRIAQPKPFARGQISGIDKQPVTGPIEATPTGLAGDGVGDPRYHGGADKALHCYAQHHYKQWQARFPGNPHFHAGGFGENLCIEGTDEWQVCLGDQWQIGSARFEVSQGRQPCWKLNERFGVPDIAAQVQHNLRCGWYLRVLQSGRIQAGDSVQLLARPYADWPLSRILELIDSQNCQPQAMREVLQLPLPPSWQHMFQRRLDTGECEDWQRRLFG